The following is a genomic window from Streptomyces chrestomyceticus JCM 4735.
GGTGCTGACCGGCTGCCGGCCGGATGTGACCGGCGGCTGACGGCCGGCTGCTGCGAGCCGCGGGCAGCCGGCCGGAGCGTCCCGGCAGCCGCTCAGCCGCCCTCCTTGATGAACCCCTTCTCGATCAGCCACTCCTTGGCGACCTCGTGCGGGTCCTGCCCGTCCACGTCCACCTTCGCGTTCAGGTTCTGCGCGACGGCGTTGTCCAGCGCCGCGGTGATCGGCGCGAGGAGGGCGGCGATCTGCGGGTACTTCTTCATCGTCGCCGCGTTCATCTCGGGCGCCGCGTTGTAGTTCGGGAAGAAGTGCCGGTCGTCCTTGACGGTCTTCAGGCCCATCGCCTTGATCCGGCCGTCGGTCGTGTAGACCTCGCCGAAGGTGCAGGCGCGGCCCTCCGCCACCTGCGTGTAGACGACGCCGCTGGTCATCTTCTTGATGTTGCCGGCCGGGATGCGCATGCCGTACGCCTTGGCCATGCCCGGCAGGCCGTCGTTACGGGCCGAGAACTCGGCCTCCGCGCACAGGGTGACCGCGCTCGGGTCCTTCCGGGACAGCGCGGCGACGTCCGACAGGGTCTCGACGCCCAGCCGTTTGTCCTGCTCGGCGTTGAGCGCCAGCGCGTAGGTGTTGTTGAGCTTCGACTGCGGCAGCCACTCCAGGCCGTTGGCGCGGTCGCCGTCGCGTACCGCCTCCCACTGCTTCTGCGGGTCCACTATGGGGCGTTCGTGGCCGAGGTAGGTGATCCAGCCGGTGCCGGTGTACTCGTACATCCCGTCCGCCGTACCGGACTTGACCGCCTCCCGGGCGCCGATCGAGCCCTGGATGTTGGTCTTGTCGACGACCGTGGCGCCGGCCGCCTTGAAGGCCAGGCCCATGAGCTGGCCCAGGATGATGTTCTCGGTGAACTCCTTGGACGTCACGGTCAGTTCGGCGCCTTTGAGCGGCTGCCCCCGGCCGATCGTGCCGGGCCGCACGTCGTCGCTCATCGGGCTGCCGCTGACCAGCCCGCAGCCGCTCAGTGCGGCCGCGCCCAGCAGCAGGCAGGCGGTGGCGGCCGGTACGGTCCGCCCCTGGGGCCGGCGCGGTCCTGCGGTCATGATTCCCCCACCTCCAGCCCTCGCGGGCGCAGCAGCAGTTCCACGAGCGACGCCAGCCAGTCGACCAGCAGCGCCAGCACCACCGTCAGGACGGAACCGAGCACCAGCACCGGCATCCGCTGGGTGATGATGCCCGCCGAGATCAGGTCGCCGAGCCCGCCGCCACCGCCGAAGGTGGCCAGCGTGGCGGTGCCGACGTTCAGGACGAGGGCGTTGCGTACGCCCGCCAGGATCAGCGGTACGGCCAGCGGCAGTTCGACCTTGACCAGCACCCCGGCCGCGGACATGCCGATGCCGCGGGCGGCCTCGGTCAGCGTCGGGTCGATGGCCTTCAGGCCCGCGATGGTGTTGGCCAGGACCGGCAGCACCGCGTAGATGACCATGCCGATGACGGCGGCCTCGGGCCCGATGCCGATCCAGATGACCAGCAGCACCAGCAGGCCCAGGGCGGGCACCGCCTGCCCGAGGTTGGCCACCGCCACCGCGAACGGCGAGGCCCGGCGCAGTTTGGCGCGGGTCAGCGCGATGCCCAGGGGAATGGCGATGATCAGGACGAAGAAGGTCGACACGGCGGTCAGTTGGATGTGCTGGCGCAGCGCCAGCCCCACCTTGCCGCCGTCCACCGCCTGGTGCCCGATCGAGTCCAGCTCGACGCCGCGGAACCACAGCCAGGTGGCGAGCAGCACCGCCGCCAGTACGGCGGGCAGCGCGGCCACCTTCTTCCAGGTG
Proteins encoded in this region:
- a CDS encoding ABC transporter permease, yielding MSPRDRRRPPKGERPPGEHEVRGVTFRDEAAAGERGPVLTAEPEPAPPATRPPRRITWKKVAALPAVLAAVLLATWLWFRGVELDSIGHQAVDGGKVGLALRQHIQLTAVSTFFVLIIAIPLGIALTRAKLRRASPFAVAVANLGQAVPALGLLVLLVIWIGIGPEAAVIGMVIYAVLPVLANTIAGLKAIDPTLTEAARGIGMSAAGVLVKVELPLAVPLILAGVRNALVLNVGTATLATFGGGGGLGDLISAGIITQRMPVLVLGSVLTVVLALLVDWLASLVELLLRPRGLEVGES
- a CDS encoding glycine betaine ABC transporter substrate-binding protein; translated protein: MTAGPRRPQGRTVPAATACLLLGAAALSGCGLVSGSPMSDDVRPGTIGRGQPLKGAELTVTSKEFTENIILGQLMGLAFKAAGATVVDKTNIQGSIGAREAVKSGTADGMYEYTGTGWITYLGHERPIVDPQKQWEAVRDGDRANGLEWLPQSKLNNTYALALNAEQDKRLGVETLSDVAALSRKDPSAVTLCAEAEFSARNDGLPGMAKAYGMRIPAGNIKKMTSGVVYTQVAEGRACTFGEVYTTDGRIKAMGLKTVKDDRHFFPNYNAAPEMNAATMKKYPQIAALLAPITAALDNAVAQNLNAKVDVDGQDPHEVAKEWLIEKGFIKEGG